A single window of Sporosarcina sp. FSL W7-1349 DNA harbors:
- the sdaAB gene encoding L-serine ammonia-lyase, iron-sulfur-dependent subunit beta → MKFRSVFEIIGPVMVGPSSSHTAGAARIGRVARSLYGRQPEWAKIHLYGSFAETYKGHGTDLAIIGGLLDYDTFDERIKTAFDDADHHGMKFEFIPETEEAEHPNTAKIVIGDQKGTMELVGISIGGGTIEVVELNGFPLRLSGHYPALLVVHNDCAGVIASVCNAIAARGVNIAHMEVGRKEKGEMALMVIEVDQMITEELTNNLEALPHISQISILAN, encoded by the coding sequence ATGAAATTCAGATCAGTGTTTGAAATCATCGGTCCTGTCATGGTCGGGCCTTCCTCCTCCCATACCGCCGGTGCCGCTAGGATTGGCCGAGTGGCACGTTCCTTGTACGGCCGGCAGCCGGAGTGGGCGAAGATCCATCTATACGGTTCATTTGCGGAAACGTATAAAGGCCATGGCACTGATTTGGCCATTATCGGCGGGCTGCTGGATTACGATACATTCGATGAACGCATTAAAACCGCATTTGACGATGCGGATCATCACGGGATGAAGTTTGAATTCATTCCGGAGACGGAAGAAGCGGAACATCCGAATACTGCAAAGATTGTCATCGGTGACCAAAAAGGCACGATGGAACTGGTCGGAATTTCTATTGGCGGAGGAACGATTGAAGTGGTTGAGCTGAACGGCTTTCCGCTCCGCCTATCTGGACATTATCCTGCACTCCTGGTCGTCCATAATGATTGTGCTGGCGTCATAGCCAGTGTCTGTAACGCCATCGCTGCGCGCGGTGTGAATATCGCCCATATGGAAGTGGGCCGCAAAGAAAAAGGTGAGATGGCCTTGATGGTCATCGAAGTCGATCAAATGATTACGGAAGAGCTGACCAACAACCTGGAAGCTCTTCCTCACATATCACAAATATCAATTTTGGCCAACTAA
- a CDS encoding DAK2 domain-containing protein, with protein sequence MKFIDGLKFAEMVEMGAHHLYQNADYVDSLNVFPVPDGDTGTNMNLSMSSGAKETKANAVSDIGQTAQALSKGLLMGARGNSGVILSQLFRGFGKAIEGEASLDSVKFAAALQYGVDTAYKAVMKPVEGTILTVAKDAARHAVEVAGTTDDVVAVMEAVVQEAKASLDRTPDLLPVLKEVGVVDSGGQGLVYVYEGFLACLKGEALPEKTQIQSMEDLVNAEHHRSVQGFMNTEDIVYGYCTEFMVKFEDRKLQDNPYDETEFRQALSNFGDSLLVISDEEVAKVHIHTEEPGDALNYGQTFGSLIKIKIENMREQHSEIVGEGHVAAAPSKPDRHLYAVITVAMGSGIADLLKSVGASAVIEGGQTMNPSTEDIVKAIKEVGAERALILPNNKNIIMAAEQAAEVAGIEAAVVPTRSVPQGLAAILAFNPEADVNDNAAAMTDAASDVKTGQVTYAVRDTSIDGVDIKKDHFMGISESKIITSAPAVEEVMQTLLASMIDEDDEIVTLLYGEDVSEEDANVFKDYIEETYDHVEVELYDGKQPLYPYIISVE encoded by the coding sequence ATGAAATTTATCGATGGTTTGAAATTTGCGGAAATGGTGGAGATGGGTGCCCACCATCTATACCAGAACGCCGACTACGTTGACTCGCTCAATGTCTTTCCGGTACCGGACGGGGATACCGGAACGAATATGAATTTATCGATGTCCTCCGGGGCGAAAGAAACGAAAGCAAATGCGGTGTCTGATATCGGCCAAACGGCTCAAGCCTTGTCGAAAGGTCTGTTGATGGGGGCCCGTGGAAATTCGGGGGTAATCCTCTCACAATTATTCCGTGGTTTCGGCAAAGCGATTGAAGGGGAAGCGTCCCTCGATAGCGTCAAGTTCGCGGCAGCTTTGCAATATGGGGTGGATACCGCATATAAAGCAGTAATGAAGCCTGTGGAAGGGACCATCTTGACGGTTGCGAAAGATGCTGCACGTCATGCCGTGGAAGTGGCCGGCACGACAGATGACGTGGTCGCTGTCATGGAAGCGGTTGTGCAAGAGGCGAAGGCATCGCTGGATCGGACGCCCGATCTGCTACCCGTCTTGAAGGAAGTCGGCGTCGTCGATAGCGGCGGACAAGGTCTCGTCTATGTTTACGAGGGCTTTTTGGCATGTTTGAAAGGGGAAGCGCTTCCCGAAAAAACACAGATCCAATCAATGGAAGACCTGGTCAATGCAGAGCACCACCGCAGCGTGCAAGGGTTCATGAATACAGAAGATATCGTCTACGGTTACTGCACGGAATTTATGGTGAAATTCGAAGACCGGAAACTGCAGGACAACCCGTACGACGAGACAGAATTCCGCCAAGCGCTGAGCAATTTCGGTGATTCCTTGCTAGTCATCTCGGACGAGGAAGTGGCGAAAGTACATATCCATACCGAAGAACCGGGAGATGCCTTGAACTATGGCCAAACATTCGGCTCCTTGATTAAAATAAAAATCGAGAACATGCGCGAACAGCATAGTGAAATTGTCGGAGAGGGTCATGTCGCCGCAGCCCCATCGAAACCCGACCGTCATCTGTATGCCGTCATCACAGTCGCCATGGGGTCCGGCATCGCTGATTTATTGAAAAGTGTCGGAGCTTCTGCGGTCATCGAAGGCGGCCAGACGATGAATCCATCTACGGAAGATATCGTCAAGGCGATTAAAGAGGTCGGTGCGGAACGGGCACTCATCTTGCCGAATAATAAAAATATCATCATGGCGGCGGAGCAAGCGGCGGAAGTGGCCGGGATTGAAGCGGCCGTCGTACCGACCCGATCGGTGCCACAAGGATTGGCTGCCATCCTCGCATTCAATCCAGAAGCCGACGTCAACGACAATGCTGCCGCCATGACGGACGCGGCATCCGATGTCAAAACAGGTCAAGTCACATATGCGGTGCGGGATACGTCGATTGACGGGGTCGATATCAAAAAAGATCACTTCATGGGCATTTCGGAGAGCAAAATCATCACCTCCGCCCCAGCCGTCGAGGAAGTGATGCAAACGTTGCTTGCTTCGATGATCGACGAGGATGATGAAATTGTCACCCTGCTTTATGGTGAGGATGTTAGCGAAGAAGACGCCAATGTTTTCAAGGATTATATAGAAGAAACCTACGATCATGTAGAAGTGGAGCTTTACGACGGTAAACAGCCGTTGTATCCGTATATCATTTCAGTAGAATAA
- a CDS encoding Asp23/Gls24 family envelope stress response protein, whose translation MSIEVKNEFGKIDITNDVIAQVVGEAAIECYGIVGMASRHQIRDGLTEILRKENFGRGVIVRTIGDDIHIDMYIIVGYGTKISEVAYQVQSKVKYTLKKTLGMTVTSVNIFVQGVRVTNL comes from the coding sequence ATGTCAATCGAAGTGAAGAACGAATTCGGTAAGATCGATATCACCAATGACGTTATCGCTCAAGTGGTCGGGGAAGCGGCAATCGAATGTTATGGAATTGTCGGGATGGCTTCAAGACATCAGATCCGGGATGGCCTGACTGAAATCCTTCGGAAAGAGAATTTTGGACGGGGCGTCATCGTCCGTACAATTGGTGACGACATTCACATCGATATGTATATCATTGTCGGATACGGAACGAAAATTTCCGAAGTCGCCTATCAAGTTCAATCTAAAGTGAAGTATACCTTGAAAAAGACGCTGGGCATGACCGTTACATCCGTTAATATTTTTGTTCAAGGGGTTCGGGTGACGAACTTGTAA
- the rpmB gene encoding 50S ribosomal protein L28 yields the protein MAKECVITGRKARAGNARSHAMNANRRTWGANLQKVRILVNGKPKRVWVSARALKSGKVQRV from the coding sequence ATGGCTAAAGAATGTGTTATCACAGGACGCAAAGCCCGTGCAGGGAATGCTCGTTCCCACGCGATGAACGCTAACCGACGCACATGGGGTGCGAACCTTCAAAAAGTCCGTATTCTTGTAAACGGTAAACCGAAGCGTGTATGGGTTTCTGCACGTGCACTTAAATCAGGAAAAGTTCAACGCGTATAA
- the spoVM gene encoding stage V sporulation protein SpoVM, with product MRVYTFTLPKFVSGFVRKCMVAFQKDEKPKATATKSKKRKKEKAQG from the coding sequence TTGCGAGTTTATACATTTACGCTACCGAAATTCGTGAGTGGCTTTGTGAGGAAATGTATGGTCGCTTTCCAGAAAGACGAGAAACCAAAAGCGACCGCCACGAAAAGCAAGAAGAGGAAAAAAGAAAAAGCGCAAGGCTGA
- a CDS encoding thiamine diphosphokinase: protein MKIAIICAGGPEADVLDLKAFAEEDVMYVGADRGAVHLLNSGIIPDAAIGDFDSVTDAEYDQILESVSYIEKADSEKDQTDTELAVLHALSFKPDRVILTGVTGGRLDHTEAALHLMHRLQEEHKHIKFMVCNQTNEISILRAGVHRITRDERYPFISFFSFVGPVKKLTLTGFKYETVDATLEIGTTKFTSNETASEVCTISFREGICLMVRSSDS from the coding sequence ATGAAAATCGCAATAATTTGTGCCGGGGGACCGGAAGCCGATGTCCTGGATTTGAAGGCGTTTGCCGAAGAAGATGTCATGTATGTCGGCGCGGATCGTGGAGCGGTTCATCTGTTAAACAGCGGAATTATCCCCGACGCGGCGATCGGGGATTTCGATTCCGTGACGGATGCGGAATACGATCAAATTCTGGAGTCGGTCAGTTATATTGAAAAAGCTGACTCCGAGAAGGATCAGACGGATACGGAGCTGGCGGTACTGCATGCCCTTTCCTTTAAACCGGACCGTGTCATCTTGACCGGGGTGACGGGTGGAAGATTGGACCATACGGAAGCCGCACTCCATCTCATGCATCGCCTGCAAGAAGAACATAAGCACATCAAATTCATGGTTTGCAATCAAACGAATGAAATATCCATCCTCCGGGCGGGCGTCCATCGGATAACCCGGGATGAACGATATCCGTTCATCTCGTTCTTCTCCTTCGTCGGCCCAGTGAAAAAACTGACGCTGACCGGGTTCAAATACGAAACGGTCGATGCAACATTAGAAATTGGCACAACGAAATTCACGAGCAATGAAACCGCCTCAGAAGTTTGTACTATCTCTTTCCGGGAAGGCATATGCTTAATGGTAAGGAGTTCAGATTCCTGA
- the rpe gene encoding ribulose-phosphate 3-epimerase — protein sequence MIKIAPSILSADFSKLAEEVKEVEAAGAELIHVDVMDGHFVPNITMGPIVVEALRPVTKLPLDVHLMIENPDMYIEAFADAGADYITVHVEACRHLHRTLQLIRSKGVKSGVVLNPHTPVETILHVLDEVDMVLFMTVNPGFGGQKFIHSVIPKVKQLADIIKERGLSIEIEIDGGINEETIIPCVEAGATIFVAGSAIYNAPNRAEALQKIKSAGEGALIR from the coding sequence ATGATTAAAATAGCACCTTCCATTTTATCAGCAGATTTTTCAAAACTAGCCGAAGAAGTGAAAGAAGTGGAGGCAGCCGGTGCTGAACTGATCCACGTCGATGTCATGGACGGCCATTTCGTCCCGAATATCACCATGGGTCCGATCGTGGTAGAAGCACTGCGTCCCGTGACGAAGCTACCGCTTGATGTGCATTTGATGATTGAAAATCCCGATATGTATATTGAGGCTTTTGCCGATGCAGGCGCGGATTACATCACCGTCCATGTGGAGGCTTGTCGCCATTTGCACCGCACTTTGCAATTGATCCGGTCGAAAGGGGTCAAATCGGGTGTGGTCCTCAATCCGCATACACCGGTTGAAACGATTTTGCATGTTCTCGATGAAGTGGATATGGTTCTGTTCATGACGGTCAATCCGGGGTTCGGAGGCCAAAAATTCATCCATTCCGTCATTCCGAAAGTGAAGCAACTGGCGGATATCATCAAGGAGCGGGGGCTGTCGATTGAGATTGAAATCGATGGAGGAATCAATGAAGAAACAATCATCCCTTGTGTGGAGGCAGGGGCCACCATTTTTGTCGCGGGTTCCGCCATCTACAACGCGCCAAATCGGGCGGAAGCGTTGCAGAAGATTAAATCCGCTGGTGAAGGGGCGCTGATTCGATGA
- the rsgA gene encoding ribosome small subunit-dependent GTPase A, which produces MAEGQIRKAISGFYYVEADGELIQCKGRGVFRNRGISPLVGDFVTYVPDGENDATITVVHERRNELVRPPIANVDQALLVFSMVEPAFSLHLLDRFLVVVESFGIEPVICLTKKDLAQEAERSIVEEAAAYYEKMGYDVIRTFIADESLFETLKPYLKEKTTVLAGQSGVGKSTLLNTMLPELELRTGEISDALGRGKHTTRHVELHEVAGGLVADTPGFSSLDFDHIEKEELPHYFIDFDEVSADCKFRGCLHLKEPKCAVKDKVEAGDIPRHRYDHYLQFMQEITDRKPRYDKND; this is translated from the coding sequence ATGGCGGAAGGACAAATCAGGAAGGCGATCAGCGGATTTTATTACGTGGAAGCGGATGGGGAATTGATTCAATGCAAGGGGAGGGGCGTGTTCCGCAATCGCGGCATTTCCCCTCTCGTCGGTGATTTTGTCACATACGTCCCGGACGGGGAGAACGATGCGACCATTACGGTGGTCCATGAGCGGCGCAATGAGCTCGTCCGTCCGCCAATCGCGAATGTCGATCAGGCATTGCTCGTGTTTTCCATGGTGGAGCCAGCATTCAGCCTACATTTGCTGGATCGGTTTCTTGTCGTAGTCGAATCGTTCGGCATCGAGCCAGTCATTTGCTTGACGAAAAAGGACTTGGCACAGGAAGCGGAACGTAGTATTGTCGAAGAAGCTGCAGCCTATTATGAGAAAATGGGATACGACGTCATCCGGACGTTCATCGCAGATGAATCGTTATTCGAGACGCTGAAGCCTTACTTGAAAGAGAAGACGACGGTGTTGGCCGGCCAATCCGGCGTCGGGAAATCGACGTTGTTGAATACGATGTTGCCCGAATTGGAACTGAGGACGGGCGAGATATCCGATGCCTTAGGGCGAGGTAAACATACGACGCGCCATGTGGAACTGCATGAGGTGGCAGGGGGCTTGGTGGCGGATACGCCCGGGTTCAGCTCCCTCGATTTCGATCATATCGAAAAAGAGGAACTGCCCCATTATTTCATTGATTTTGATGAGGTGTCCGCGGATTGCAAGTTCCGCGGCTGCCTGCATTTGAAAGAGCCGAAGTGTGCAGTGAAAGACAAGGTGGAGGCCGGGGATATCCCGCGCCATCGTTATGACCATTATTTGCAGTTCATGCAGGAAATTACCGACCGAAAGCCGAGGTATGATAAAAATGATTAA
- the pknB gene encoding Stk1 family PASTA domain-containing Ser/Thr kinase has product MIGSRIGGRYEILKGIGDGGMSKVYLAHDIILKRDVAIKVLNYDFANEDELKRRFKREALSATSLTHPNIVDIFDVGEEGELHYLVMEYVEGQTLKKFIQTNGPLRPEEAVPIMRQLVSAISNAHHNGIIHRDIKPQNILMDSDGNVKITDFGIAMALSATVHTKTNSVIGTVHYLSPEQARGGMATKKSDIYSLGIVFYELLTGELPFSAETAVAIALKHLQEETPSVRALFPEIPQSVENVILKATAKDASYRYQSADEMYDDLLTVLSPERLYEEKFTIPFDDDKTLAIPIVRDNANFEHIEETKKIEPVAPPAPEPPPQKKKRKKWPIILGSVIGALVILLLIFLLPSLIGPKQKEIPEVENMEVKEAEDLLAEEGFTVEKQEEEPSETIEKGRVTRTMPEAGEKQDVGTAVIIYVSSGKATIEMKSYIGHDYDDRIVDVLEKSEFKSITPKEEFSDEPPGTIIGQDPEAGEEIVPEDTDLVFTVSKGVEKRSVAGLSGFSDSQLRDYADDSGFEIVVVGEQHHGTVPAGRVISQTPKAGTELPKGGKIEVVLSKGPEKKPVKHYIQTVTIEYVPQEPDWNEEYGNWDGSEERVPQTIRIYIQDRKHSMDEPAEEFEITETTSKQISIELEEGQIGMYRIMRDSTEVTEKQIGYDDVK; this is encoded by the coding sequence ATGATCGGAAGCAGAATCGGCGGTCGCTATGAGATTTTGAAAGGGATAGGCGATGGGGGGATGTCGAAAGTTTATCTAGCCCACGACATCATCCTGAAGCGGGATGTCGCCATCAAAGTGCTTAATTATGACTTTGCCAACGAAGATGAGTTGAAACGCAGATTCAAGCGGGAGGCGTTATCCGCAACGAGCCTCACCCATCCAAACATCGTCGATATATTCGATGTCGGGGAGGAAGGGGAACTTCATTACCTCGTCATGGAATATGTCGAGGGGCAAACCTTGAAAAAATTCATCCAAACGAATGGTCCTTTGCGGCCGGAAGAGGCTGTGCCCATCATGCGCCAGCTCGTATCGGCCATCTCAAATGCCCATCATAACGGCATCATCCATCGGGATATCAAGCCGCAGAACATTTTGATGGATTCGGATGGAAATGTGAAAATAACCGATTTCGGAATTGCAATGGCGCTGAGCGCGACAGTTCATACGAAAACCAATTCAGTCATCGGAACCGTCCATTATTTATCACCCGAGCAGGCAAGAGGCGGTATGGCTACGAAAAAGTCGGACATCTATTCGCTCGGAATCGTGTTTTATGAGCTGCTGACAGGGGAATTGCCTTTTTCGGCAGAGACGGCGGTGGCCATCGCCCTGAAGCATTTGCAGGAAGAGACGCCTTCTGTCCGGGCTTTATTTCCGGAGATTCCGCAAAGCGTGGAAAACGTCATCTTGAAAGCGACGGCGAAGGATGCGTCGTACCGATACCAGTCGGCGGATGAGATGTACGATGACCTGCTGACGGTGTTATCACCGGAACGCTTATATGAAGAAAAGTTCACGATCCCTTTCGATGATGATAAAACCCTTGCCATCCCGATTGTCAGGGATAATGCAAATTTTGAGCACATCGAAGAGACGAAGAAGATCGAACCTGTCGCCCCTCCGGCTCCCGAACCTCCTCCTCAGAAGAAAAAGAGGAAAAAATGGCCGATCATCCTTGGATCCGTCATTGGGGCACTAGTTATATTGCTCCTCATATTCTTGCTGCCCAGCTTGATCGGACCGAAGCAAAAGGAGATTCCAGAAGTGGAAAACATGGAAGTGAAAGAAGCGGAGGATCTCTTGGCGGAAGAAGGATTTACGGTGGAAAAGCAGGAGGAGGAACCTTCAGAGACGATAGAAAAAGGACGAGTCACCCGCACGATGCCGGAAGCCGGCGAGAAACAGGATGTGGGAACAGCTGTCATAATCTACGTCAGTTCCGGTAAAGCGACAATCGAGATGAAAAGCTATATAGGGCATGACTACGACGACCGGATCGTGGATGTGTTGGAGAAATCCGAATTCAAATCCATCACACCTAAGGAAGAGTTTTCCGATGAACCACCCGGCACAATCATCGGGCAAGACCCTGAAGCGGGAGAGGAAATTGTCCCGGAGGATACCGATCTCGTCTTCACTGTGAGTAAAGGGGTCGAAAAGAGATCGGTAGCCGGGCTGAGTGGTTTTAGTGATAGCCAGTTGAGGGATTATGCTGATGATTCCGGATTTGAAATCGTTGTCGTCGGTGAACAGCATCATGGCACAGTGCCTGCAGGCCGGGTCATTTCACAAACACCGAAAGCCGGCACCGAACTGCCGAAAGGTGGAAAGATTGAAGTCGTCCTATCGAAAGGGCCTGAAAAGAAGCCAGTTAAGCATTACATTCAAACGGTGACGATCGAATACGTTCCACAAGAGCCCGACTGGAATGAAGAGTACGGAAATTGGGATGGTAGTGAGGAACGGGTTCCGCAGACAATCCGCATTTACATCCAAGATCGGAAACATTCCATGGACGAACCTGCTGAAGAGTTCGAGATCACCGAAACAACGAGTAAGCAAATTTCCATCGAACTAGAAGAAGGACAGATCGGTATGTACCGGATCATGCGGGATTCGACTGAAGTTACAGAAAAGCAAATCGGCTATGACGATGTAAAATAG
- a CDS encoding Stp1/IreP family PP2C-type Ser/Thr phosphatase, which produces MVQYEVLTDIGRKRTINEDSAAVYTLPEGILLAVIADGMGGHRGGDFASSTAIRILGERFKELGAAQVDADFPWDEWLQESVIHVNGLIYEHAKDNEEYSGMGTTLEAVLVQGNTCLVSHIGDSRVYVLNEHGIEQVTRDHSYVNILLESGEITEEEAAVHPQRNWIMRAVGSEKTIQPDFYTVELTDVSYLLLCTDGLSNKLCKDSIREIVWTDAPLHDKARTLIDLANQRGGEDNISVILVDLADREVDLP; this is translated from the coding sequence ATGGTGCAGTACGAAGTCTTGACCGACATCGGAAGAAAAAGGACGATCAATGAAGACAGCGCTGCTGTTTATACGCTTCCGGAAGGGATTCTCCTGGCGGTCATCGCAGACGGCATGGGCGGCCATCGCGGCGGAGATTTTGCCAGTTCCACAGCGATCCGGATATTAGGGGAGCGTTTCAAAGAGCTCGGTGCAGCGCAAGTGGATGCAGACTTTCCATGGGACGAGTGGCTTCAGGAATCAGTCATCCACGTCAATGGCCTGATTTATGAACATGCCAAGGACAATGAAGAGTATTCCGGAATGGGAACGACTTTGGAGGCGGTTCTCGTCCAAGGGAATACGTGCCTCGTGTCACATATCGGGGACAGCCGTGTCTATGTGCTGAATGAGCATGGCATCGAGCAAGTGACAAGGGACCATTCCTACGTCAATATCCTGCTGGAGAGCGGGGAGATCACGGAAGAAGAGGCCGCCGTCCATCCGCAGCGAAATTGGATCATGCGGGCGGTCGGTTCCGAGAAGACGATCCAACCCGATTTTTATACAGTTGAACTAACCGACGTCTCTTACTTGCTGCTTTGTACAGACGGGCTGAGCAATAAACTCTGCAAGGACTCCATCCGTGAGATCGTATGGACGGATGCGCCCCTTCATGACAAAGCGAGAACTTTGATCGATTTGGCGAATCAAAGAGGTGGCGAAGATAATATTTCCGTTATTCTGGTGGACTTGGCCGACAGGGAGGTGGACCTTCCATGA
- the rsmB gene encoding 16S rRNA (cytosine(967)-C(5))-methyltransferase RsmB, whose protein sequence is MTKPKQKIWNGNVRDAALSILMEINQHQAYSNLLLNRTIKKYQIEAKDRGLLTELTYGTLQHRMALDYYLEPFVRGKLNDWVRELLRLSLYQIVYLTKIPPHAVVHEAVEIAKRRGHKRIAPTVNGILRNVIRQGVRSLDELPEGTRKTAIETSHPEWLIQRWTEQYGEAEAVAMAHENNNPAAITLRVNRTKATVEEVIEMLQSEGVEVRRGEVAPSALIPLKGNPIQTEAFRKGYVTIQDESSMLPALALDVSSGMRVLDMCAAPGGKTTHIAELMNDEGEVFAHDLHDHKLSLIRENADRLGLTSIQAKSGDSRKLAELYGPASFDRILVDAPCSGFGVIRRKPEIKYNKTEEDLAGLPIIQSELLDTAHELIKPDGVIVYSTCTVDAAENRDVAEQFLQKHADMKRVPLGQLEDFKKLNSEEDMLQVLPQHFGGDGFFVAAFRKTGNGRIEL, encoded by the coding sequence ATGACGAAACCGAAACAGAAGATCTGGAACGGAAATGTTAGGGATGCCGCCCTTTCGATTTTAATGGAAATCAATCAACATCAAGCGTACAGCAACTTGCTGCTGAACCGCACGATCAAGAAATATCAGATAGAGGCGAAAGATCGAGGTTTATTGACCGAGTTGACGTATGGCACCTTGCAGCACCGGATGGCACTTGACTATTATTTGGAGCCGTTTGTCCGCGGGAAGCTGAATGATTGGGTGCGGGAGCTTCTTCGGCTTTCTCTTTATCAGATTGTTTATTTGACCAAGATTCCACCCCATGCCGTCGTTCACGAAGCGGTGGAAATCGCGAAAAGGCGGGGGCATAAACGGATTGCCCCGACCGTCAATGGCATCCTGCGCAATGTGATACGCCAAGGGGTGCGTTCCTTGGACGAACTGCCGGAAGGGACGCGGAAGACGGCAATCGAGACGAGCCATCCCGAGTGGCTGATCCAGAGATGGACCGAGCAATACGGCGAGGCGGAAGCAGTGGCGATGGCACATGAAAACAACAATCCAGCCGCCATTACACTTCGGGTGAACCGAACGAAAGCGACTGTGGAAGAAGTGATCGAGATGCTTCAATCGGAAGGAGTCGAAGTGAGACGTGGAGAGGTGGCCCCTTCTGCGCTCATTCCGCTGAAAGGCAATCCGATCCAGACCGAGGCGTTCCGGAAAGGGTATGTCACGATTCAAGATGAAAGTTCGATGTTGCCCGCTCTGGCGCTCGATGTGTCATCAGGGATGCGGGTGCTCGATATGTGCGCAGCCCCGGGAGGAAAAACGACTCACATTGCAGAATTAATGAATGATGAGGGGGAGGTATTTGCGCATGACCTCCACGATCACAAACTGTCCCTCATCCGAGAGAATGCCGACCGTCTCGGACTGACATCCATCCAAGCGAAAAGTGGAGATAGCCGCAAGTTGGCCGAACTTTATGGACCGGCGTCGTTTGACCGGATCTTGGTGGATGCCCCTTGCAGCGGCTTCGGCGTAATCCGGCGCAAACCGGAAATTAAATACAATAAGACAGAAGAAGACTTGGCGGGTTTGCCAATCATTCAATCGGAACTTTTGGATACGGCACACGAACTGATCAAGCCGGATGGAGTCATTGTCTACAGCACTTGTACGGTCGATGCAGCGGAAAATCGGGATGTGGCGGAACAATTCCTGCAAAAACATGCGGATATGAAAAGGGTTCCGTTGGGCCAGCTGGAAGACTTTAAGAAGTTGAACAGTGAAGAGGATATGCTCCAAGTGCTGCCTCAGCACTTTGGCGGCGATGGTTTTTTTGTCGCAGCATTCCGTAAAACTGGAAATGGGAGAATTGAGTTGTAA
- the fmt gene encoding methionyl-tRNA formyltransferase: MTNIVFMGTPDFSVPVLTMLHEEGHTIVAVVTQPDRPVGRKKVLTPPPVKEEALRLGLSVIQPERLKGSAELDEIIALEPDLIVTAAFGQLLPKELLEAPRLGCINVHASLLPKYRGGAPIHQAIIDGETETGVTIMYMVEKLDAGDIISQVRVPITETDHTGSLFESLSKAGTALLKETLPSIIEGTNERFPQDEDQVTFARNISREQEKIDWSNSGKAIYDQIRGLHPWPVAYSAFGGENVKIWWAEKGKSTADADPGTILAIQQDRIIVKTGDDTSIAITDLQPAGKKRMPADVFVRGIGSKWSEGDRFE, from the coding sequence TTGACGAATATCGTATTCATGGGAACGCCGGATTTCTCCGTCCCTGTTTTAACGATGCTTCATGAAGAAGGACATACGATTGTAGCTGTCGTGACGCAGCCTGATCGTCCTGTCGGAAGAAAAAAAGTTCTGACGCCTCCACCGGTTAAGGAAGAGGCGCTTCGCCTCGGATTGTCGGTAATCCAGCCAGAACGGTTAAAAGGCTCTGCAGAATTGGATGAAATCATAGCCCTGGAACCCGATTTGATCGTCACGGCGGCATTCGGCCAACTTTTGCCGAAGGAGCTACTGGAAGCTCCGCGCCTCGGCTGCATCAATGTCCATGCTTCCTTGCTGCCTAAATACAGAGGGGGCGCTCCGATCCATCAAGCGATCATCGATGGGGAGACGGAAACAGGTGTGACAATCATGTATATGGTGGAAAAGTTGGATGCCGGGGATATCATCTCCCAAGTGCGTGTTCCGATTACGGAAACCGATCATACCGGAAGCCTGTTCGAATCGCTTTCCAAAGCGGGGACGGCTCTACTAAAAGAGACACTTCCTTCCATTATAGAAGGGACAAATGAAAGGTTTCCTCAAGACGAAGACCAAGTGACATTCGCACGTAATATTTCACGCGAACAGGAAAAAATCGATTGGTCGAATAGTGGCAAGGCGATTTATGATCAAATCCGTGGCCTTCATCCATGGCCCGTCGCTTATTCGGCATTCGGCGGAGAAAATGTGAAAATCTGGTGGGCGGAAAAAGGGAAGTCCACTGCTGACGCTGATCCGGGAACAATCCTGGCAATTCAACAAGATCGAATCATCGTCAAAACCGGCGATGATACGTCGATTGCCATCACGGATCTGCAGCCTGCTGGTAAGAAGCGGATGCCGGCAGACGTATTTGTCCGTGGCATCGGTTCGAAATGGAGTGAAGGAGACCGGTTCGAATGA